Proteins from one Chlamydiales bacterium STE3 genomic window:
- a CDS encoding Addiction module toxin, RelE/StbE family (Product derived from UniProtKB/Trembl:S4J0I9): protein MLKTKIVNSFKKDLKKFNHNQQVILELDKVLQELMLVKELDPKYCNHPLSGEWYGSKECHIKPDVLLIYRIDVKEQVLILERISSHAELFHF, encoded by the coding sequence ATGCTAAAAACTAAAATTGTGAATAGCTTTAAAAAAGATTTAAAGAAATTTAACCATAACCAACAAGTCATCCTAGAACTCGATAAAGTTTTGCAGGAATTAATGCTTGTGAAAGAACTGGATCCAAAATATTGTAATCACCCTTTATCAGGAGAGTGGTACGGATCAAAAGAATGTCACATAAAACCAGATGTCTTGTTAATCTACCGTATCGACGTAAAAGAACAAGTGCTTATTTTAGAAAGAATCAGTTCCCATGCTGAACTTTTTCATTTTTAA
- a CDS encoding putative substrate binding protein (Product derived from UniProtKB/Trembl:Q6MF22;Gene name derived from UniProtKB/Trembl:Q6MF22; putative substrate binding proteins, component of oligopeptide permease, oppA), with translation MIKEPIVAYFFRWIIILSLLSFMVMLYWSSLLVEENLHIVKQDLKDVKQQLTALKALPNQRLFQEEEKYIKPKIPRKMDPSLPNLLTEDLFYKDTLPKMVGSDFAIEGTRKTINLGKPENLHPFSGWAFVREWWGFCSVGVAKPQTGKYETYSPDMAIKVEERFQEGTGIPEYWVHLRNDVFWQPLEQSWFQNPLTLNSHFLKKHPVTAHDFKFAYDAAMNPFVSEATAVGMRMYYEDLEEFRIEDDFTFVVRWKASSFEEESGKVYTRNKYSTKNLTLALFPLASFVYQYLPDGRKIIEEDVEGNTYKTNSVWAQNFMNHWAKNVIPSCGPWIFDGMTEKSIRFRRNPDYYFPLAVLVDALEVQFKESNENAWQEFKAAGADEIVLRPDNILDLELFLESAMYKKQLSKNLGIQTLKYFDRAFSYIGWNEKNPLFTNKKVRQALTHAIDRKRIIKDILHGMGVETTAPFFPFSPSYDQSIEPLPYDVEMARRLLEEEGWYDSEGEGVLKKEIDGAKVPFEFTLVYFAKSSFTKTIVDYTITALKEVGIRCIPRGVDVADLTAIFDDKNFDACLMAWSLSAPPENPRQLWHSASAQEKGSANAIGFANKEIDQIIDTLDFEYDPQKRLQLYHKFHQILYDEMPYTFLYVPKVALVYREYLQNVFIPAERQDLIPGANMVEPLSELYWIKR, from the coding sequence GGTCGTCGCTTCTGGTTGAAGAAAACTTACACATTGTCAAGCAAGATTTGAAAGACGTTAAGCAGCAACTAACGGCATTAAAGGCTTTGCCAAATCAAAGGCTATTTCAGGAAGAAGAAAAGTACATTAAGCCAAAAATACCGCGCAAAATGGATCCTTCTCTTCCTAACCTTCTAACGGAAGATTTATTTTATAAAGACACACTACCAAAAATGGTTGGTTCGGACTTTGCTATAGAAGGAACAAGAAAAACCATAAATCTCGGCAAACCTGAAAATCTACACCCCTTTAGTGGGTGGGCATTTGTTCGAGAATGGTGGGGATTTTGTTCAGTCGGTGTGGCTAAGCCCCAGACGGGGAAATATGAAACTTATTCCCCAGACATGGCTATTAAAGTTGAGGAGCGGTTTCAAGAGGGGACAGGGATCCCTGAGTACTGGGTACATTTACGCAATGATGTTTTTTGGCAGCCTCTCGAACAAAGTTGGTTTCAGAATCCACTCACTTTAAACTCCCATTTTTTAAAAAAGCATCCTGTAACGGCTCACGATTTTAAATTTGCTTATGACGCCGCTATGAATCCATTTGTAAGTGAAGCTACTGCTGTGGGCATGCGCATGTACTATGAGGATTTGGAGGAATTTAGAATTGAAGATGATTTTACCTTTGTCGTGCGTTGGAAAGCCTCTTCTTTTGAAGAGGAAAGCGGAAAAGTTTATACACGAAATAAATACTCTACAAAAAATCTTACCTTAGCGCTATTCCCTTTAGCCTCTTTTGTTTACCAATACTTACCGGATGGGCGAAAAATTATTGAAGAAGACGTAGAGGGAAATACTTATAAAACAAATTCTGTTTGGGCGCAAAATTTTATGAACCACTGGGCAAAAAATGTGATTCCTAGCTGTGGTCCCTGGATTTTCGATGGTATGACGGAGAAGTCGATACGTTTTCGGCGTAACCCTGATTATTATTTCCCTTTAGCTGTCCTCGTAGATGCTCTAGAAGTGCAGTTTAAAGAATCTAATGAAAATGCCTGGCAGGAATTTAAAGCAGCGGGAGCTGATGAAATTGTTTTGCGCCCTGATAACATTTTGGATTTAGAACTTTTTCTAGAGTCGGCAATGTATAAAAAGCAACTCTCTAAAAACTTGGGAATTCAAACTTTAAAATACTTTGATCGCGCTTTTTCTTATATAGGGTGGAATGAAAAAAATCCTCTTTTTACCAATAAAAAAGTGCGCCAAGCGTTAACACATGCAATCGATCGTAAAAGAATTATCAAAGATATCCTTCATGGTATGGGCGTAGAAACTACTGCCCCTTTCTTTCCTTTTTCTCCAAGTTATGATCAATCGATTGAGCCTCTGCCTTATGATGTTGAAATGGCTAGAAGACTTCTCGAAGAAGAAGGGTGGTATGATAGCGAAGGGGAGGGTGTTTTAAAGAAGGAAATTGATGGGGCAAAAGTCCCTTTTGAGTTCACTCTAGTCTACTTTGCTAAAAGCTCCTTCACAAAAACGATTGTTGATTACACCATTACAGCATTAAAAGAAGTAGGGATCCGCTGTATTCCACGAGGAGTCGATGTGGCTGATCTAACGGCGATTTTCGACGATAAAAATTTTGATGCTTGCTTAATGGCATGGAGTTTGAGCGCTCCTCCTGAAAATCCGAGACAGCTTTGGCATTCTGCTTCTGCCCAAGAAAAAGGTTCTGCTAATGCCATCGGTTTTGCTAACAAAGAAATTGACCAAATTATCGACACATTAGATTTTGAGTATGATCCGCAGAAAAGACTTCAACTTTATCATAAGTTTCATCAAATACTTTATGATGAGATGCCCTATACTTTCTTATATGTCCCTAAAGTTGCTTTGGTTTATCGCGAATACTTGCAGAATGTCTTTATACCTGCAGAGCGACAAGATTTAATTCCTGGAGCCAATATGGTAGAACCTCTTTCTGAGCTTTACTGGATAAAGAGGTAA
- a CDS encoding Uncharacterized protein (Product derived from UniProtKB/Trembl:D1RAN1), translated as MLPYLIRRLVLLPVTLFFIILVNFVIINLAPGDPISITEHSAEGGVTKKSDTSVAFGSDTRYLQFREHYGLTLPILWNTWPWISFETVQLRLWQFEHRRKSPDAFDELSVKDYDQMRVQFGDQARFIMPDLLKVISAPNAKNNLRTVASKFFARGGIRQGILAPELSPEQREKNKKIAIDNQLLMDLVINPSDSDEEVQKKISKMKAWYEENTAFYHFNPTLSEKIRIFFFETRFARYFTRVLTLDFGTLRNDANKTVINEVVKRFKYSLALSILPMIATFFLCQIFGFLMAYYQKKFLDFSLNFLFLILFAIPVFVVGPFLIEKIALNHTFPFSNIPIPFSGFTSPEPIYNQMTSKQRLLDTIQHILLPLIAVFYGGFAAESRLSRTAVLEVLRQDYVRTAYAKGVPKGTVLVKHVGRNAAITIVTSIAGSLGVVLGGSLIVETLFEIDGFGKFFYEAIVNRDYNVIMFSALAGSFLTLIGYLVADLLYTFLDPRVTLD; from the coding sequence ATGCTACCTTACCTCATACGCAGGCTTGTTCTTTTACCTGTCACACTTTTTTTTATTATTCTTGTAAATTTTGTGATTATCAATTTGGCACCCGGAGACCCCATCTCTATTACAGAGCATTCTGCTGAAGGAGGGGTAACCAAAAAAAGCGATACTTCGGTTGCTTTCGGTAGTGATACAAGGTATTTGCAGTTTCGCGAACACTATGGTTTAACGCTACCCATTTTATGGAACACTTGGCCATGGATTTCATTTGAAACAGTCCAGCTACGCCTTTGGCAGTTTGAGCATCGCCGAAAAAGTCCTGATGCTTTTGATGAACTAAGTGTTAAAGATTATGATCAAATGCGTGTCCAATTTGGCGATCAGGCTAGGTTCATCATGCCCGATCTTTTGAAGGTAATAAGCGCACCTAATGCAAAAAATAATCTGCGCACGGTTGCCTCAAAGTTTTTTGCCAGAGGAGGGATCAGACAAGGGATTTTGGCTCCAGAACTTTCTCCTGAACAGAGAGAAAAGAATAAGAAAATTGCTATAGATAACCAGCTGCTTATGGATCTTGTGATCAATCCAAGCGATAGCGATGAAGAAGTACAAAAAAAAATTTCCAAGATGAAAGCTTGGTATGAAGAGAATACTGCTTTCTATCATTTTAATCCGACTTTGAGCGAAAAAATTCGAATTTTCTTTTTTGAAACACGATTTGCGCGTTACTTTACACGAGTTCTTACTTTAGACTTTGGAACACTGCGCAATGATGCCAATAAAACAGTGATTAACGAAGTTGTAAAGAGGTTTAAATATTCGCTAGCACTCTCCATTCTTCCGATGATTGCTACCTTTTTTCTTTGTCAAATTTTTGGATTTTTGATGGCTTATTACCAAAAAAAATTTCTCGATTTTTCTTTGAATTTTCTTTTTCTCATTTTATTTGCAATTCCAGTATTCGTAGTTGGGCCATTCCTCATTGAAAAAATCGCTCTCAACCATACCTTTCCATTTAGCAATATTCCCATTCCTTTTAGCGGTTTCACGAGCCCAGAACCGATCTACAATCAAATGACAAGCAAGCAGAGACTTTTGGATACGATACAACATATTCTTCTGCCTTTAATCGCTGTGTTTTACGGGGGATTTGCTGCAGAATCGCGATTGTCAAGAACAGCTGTTTTGGAAGTGCTGCGTCAAGATTATGTGCGCACAGCTTATGCTAAAGGCGTTCCAAAAGGAACTGTGTTAGTGAAGCATGTGGGACGTAATGCTGCAATTACAATCGTTACATCCATTGCTGGGTCATTAGGGGTAGTGCTTGGTGGTTCCTTAATCGTGGAAACTCTGTTTGAAATCGATGGCTTTGGAAAATTTTTTTATGAAGCCATTGTTAATCGAGATTACAATGTGATCATGTTTTCTGCCTTGGCAGGCTCCTTTCTTACTTTGATAGGCTATCTTGTCGCTGATCTGCTCTACACCTTTTTGGATCCACGGGTGACACTAGATTAG